A region of Chitinophaga horti DNA encodes the following proteins:
- the pbpC gene encoding penicillin-binding protein 1C: MKERLKKWAIKRKWWLAGLGVLLIAYYFCLPRKLFMAPTSYVVEDSNGELLSAAIAGDGQWRFPGDKEVPAKFAACITAYEDKRFYYHWGVDPMAMGRAIRQNFGGRKVVSGGSTITMQVIRLHRNQPRNLWQKLIETIQATRLEFRYSKKSILGLYAANAPFGGNVVGLEAASWRYYGRKPAQLSWGEMAALAVLPNSPALVHPGRNRQTLLNKRNHLLEKLRDNGTFDSATCDLAKLEPIPDEPLALPQLAPHLLDLFKTQQAGNKEDTRVRSSIDGQLQRNVIDILYRHHAGFRANGINNAAALVLDVETGNALSYVGNIYSPGNVELESYVDVVQALRSPGSTLKPLLYAAMMSDGQLLPNSLVPDVPTQIAGYTPQNFDLDYDGAVPASHALSRSLNIPAVRMLQQYRYQRFHALLRRLGITTFTKPANHYGLSMILGGGGTTLWELTGVYASLARTLLHMEQHEGKYDEDDYHPPGYKLSETRPSQHKLSPYGIIDAASIWYAFQAMEDVMRPGEEMLWQQFSSSQRVAWKTGTSFGFRDGWAIGVTPQYVVGVWVGNTDGEGRPGLVGVSTAAPVMFEIFRQLRTTGWFDIPSSLMRKINVCRQSGYRAGAYCEETDSVMVPAAGLRSVVCPYHQLVHLDATGKYRVTAACELPQQMQHKSWFVLPPAMEYYYRSKHLYEQLPPFKPGCDTGDEPGHAMDLIYPRPNARIYVPLELGGERGETVFRATHRNPDAKIFWHLDNAFVNTTANFHQLALRPAPGKHTLTLVDEAGEQVQIQFEILDREKDQ, translated from the coding sequence ATGAAGGAACGACTGAAAAAGTGGGCGATCAAGAGAAAGTGGTGGCTGGCAGGTCTTGGCGTATTACTCATCGCCTATTACTTCTGCCTGCCACGTAAACTGTTTATGGCGCCCACCTCCTACGTGGTAGAAGACAGCAACGGTGAGTTGCTGAGCGCTGCTATTGCCGGCGACGGGCAATGGCGCTTTCCGGGCGATAAAGAAGTACCGGCAAAGTTTGCTGCCTGTATTACCGCTTACGAAGACAAACGTTTCTATTACCACTGGGGGGTAGATCCTATGGCGATGGGCCGTGCTATCCGGCAGAACTTCGGAGGTCGTAAAGTGGTGAGCGGCGGCAGTACCATCACCATGCAGGTGATTCGCTTACATCGCAACCAGCCGCGCAACCTTTGGCAAAAGCTGATCGAAACTATTCAGGCAACGCGCCTCGAGTTCCGTTATTCCAAAAAATCGATACTAGGACTGTACGCTGCTAACGCCCCTTTCGGCGGTAATGTGGTAGGCCTGGAAGCTGCATCGTGGCGATATTATGGCCGCAAGCCTGCACAGTTGTCGTGGGGCGAAATGGCAGCATTGGCGGTTTTGCCTAACAGTCCGGCCCTGGTGCACCCCGGCCGCAACAGGCAAACGTTATTGAATAAACGAAATCATTTGCTGGAGAAGTTGCGCGACAATGGCACCTTCGATAGCGCTACCTGTGACCTGGCTAAGCTGGAGCCTATACCGGACGAGCCGCTGGCGCTACCGCAGCTGGCACCGCACCTGCTGGACCTTTTCAAAACACAACAAGCCGGCAATAAAGAAGACACACGCGTGAGAAGCTCGATTGACGGGCAATTGCAGCGGAACGTGATCGATATATTGTACAGGCATCATGCGGGCTTCAGGGCGAACGGTATTAATAATGCGGCTGCATTGGTGTTGGATGTGGAAACCGGTAATGCATTGTCTTATGTGGGCAACATTTACTCGCCGGGCAATGTGGAGCTGGAGAGTTATGTGGATGTGGTGCAGGCGTTGCGGAGTCCGGGCAGTACGTTAAAACCTTTGCTGTACGCGGCGATGATGAGCGACGGCCAGTTGTTGCCTAATAGTTTGGTGCCGGATGTGCCTACGCAAATAGCAGGTTACACGCCGCAAAACTTCGATCTCGATTACGATGGGGCTGTGCCCGCGAGTCATGCCCTTTCACGTTCTTTGAATATTCCCGCGGTGCGGATGTTGCAGCAATATCGTTACCAGCGTTTTCATGCCCTGCTGCGCCGCCTGGGTATTACCACCTTTACCAAACCTGCCAACCATTATGGTTTGTCGATGATACTCGGTGGTGGCGGCACTACCTTGTGGGAGCTGACTGGCGTGTATGCCAGCCTGGCGCGCACCTTACTGCACATGGAACAGCACGAGGGTAAATATGATGAAGATGATTATCATCCACCCGGTTACAAATTGAGCGAAACTCGTCCGTCCCAACATAAGCTGAGTCCCTATGGTATTATTGATGCCGCATCTATCTGGTATGCTTTTCAGGCGATGGAAGATGTGATGCGGCCGGGCGAGGAAATGTTATGGCAGCAATTCTCATCTTCCCAACGCGTAGCATGGAAGACGGGTACCAGCTTTGGTTTTAGAGATGGATGGGCGATTGGCGTAACACCACAATATGTAGTAGGTGTTTGGGTGGGTAATACAGATGGCGAGGGGCGGCCCGGACTGGTAGGCGTTTCCACTGCGGCACCTGTGATGTTCGAAATCTTCCGGCAGTTGCGAACGACCGGCTGGTTCGACATACCATCATCCTTAATGAGGAAAATAAACGTATGCCGGCAAAGTGGTTATCGCGCCGGTGCATATTGTGAGGAAACGGATTCTGTAATGGTGCCCGCGGCAGGCTTGCGTTCCGTCGTGTGTCCGTACCACCAACTCGTACACCTGGATGCCACCGGCAAATACCGGGTAACGGCCGCCTGTGAACTACCCCAGCAAATGCAGCATAAAAGCTGGTTCGTATTGCCTCCGGCGATGGAATATTATTACCGCAGCAAACACCTGTATGAACAATTGCCGCCCTTTAAACCCGGCTGCGACACCGGGGACGAGCCTGGTCACGCGATGGACCTCATCTACCCAAGACCTAATGCGCGCATTTATGTACCACTTGAGTTAGGCGGGGAACGTGGCGAAACCGTATTCCGCGCGACGCACCGTAACCCGGATGCGAAGATATTCTGGCACCTGGATAATGCATTTGTGAACACGACAGCGAACTTTCACCAGCTGGCATTACGGCCCGCACCAGGTAAACACACGCTTACGCTGGTCGACGAGGCGGGCGAACAAGTGCAGATCCAGTTCGAGATATTAGATAGGGAAAAGGATCAATAA
- a CDS encoding alpha-2-macroglobulin family protein has protein sequence MYPKQLRTVFSASVLCMMALLLFFGCRSSRKVIDPAFAKYVEAYTTGIISKQSPIRIQLAGQSSEPHAQNEEVNVDLFDFSPSIKGKAYWVDASTIEFRPNENMVPGKAYTATFKLSKVIKDVPSELSSFDFDFQVIKPAFSVEDNGLKAWGNTSLDRMSLSGVVYTADVEDPQIIEKLLTNQYDGKRLAITWQHNPAGREHKFTIGNIPRGNQAKSLNLQWNGKELGIESSGARNLDVPAIGDFKVLDVRPVYEPEQYLLVQFSDPLNAAQSLDGMLGITGISDLRFSVEGSEVKVFTPERLEGKYNLAVNEGVLNVNDKRLDRAFGVSVVFENRQPSVSIPGNGVIMPSTGKLVLPFDAVNLNAVDVSVIKIYEKNIPQYLQRNSLNGDNELRRVGTPVVQKTIRLDLDRSLNLHRKNRFNLDLEKILRTEPGAIYRVTIGFRRSYSLAGCNGKEAQGDQASSEDEEGSYYGEKLDEDDEFWSRYDSYYPYGYNWEERESPCSNSYYNKNKWASRNILSSNIGLIAKRGNDNSMLVAVTDIRDAKPLSGVELELLDYQGIVLEKGKSDGDGIATFQLKRKPYLLIAKKDAERGYLKLDDGSSLPLSRFDVKGEEVQSGIKGFIYGERGVWRPGDSLYLTFVLEDKDNKLPDNHPVTMELYNPKGQLYRRITQNQSLNGFYKFHTYTESEAITGSYSAKVKVGGATFTKNVRVETVKPNRLKIKVDFGSEILRKSSTGTLSAMWLFGATAQNLKAKVDVSLTSGNTSFKKFDGYHFDDMVSSFSVENKTIFEGSLGESGSAPLSTSLNVEKQAPGVLNANFEVKVFEPGGDFSIDHFSMPYHVFNSYVGIRAPEGDRLTGMLVTGKDHVVSLVNVDVNGNAVSGTRTVEVSLYKERWRWWWDENEADYSNFFNDSYNQFLGKQLVTLVNGKGTYSLRIDQPDWGRYVIRVKDPESGHAASQSVYVDWPDWANRMAKENPGEAAMLVFNANKTKYNVGETVTLTIPSSEGGRALISIESGSKVLKTDWIGTNKGQTVYTFKAEANMAPNVYVNISLLQPHAQTANDLPIRMYGTVPILVEDPNTILQPTIKMADKLRPEEKASITVGETNGKAMTYTIAIVDEGLLDLTRFKTPDPHSAFYAREALGVKTWDLFDYVIGAWGTDLERILSIGGDEGLNKNASGAKANRFKPVVTFMGPFYLKKGDKQTHQFQLPPYIGSVKAMVVAGHEGAYGKAEKVVAVKKPLMLLTSLPRVLGPTETVQVPVTVFGLEPHVRNVNVTIAPNALFDVVGERTKTITFNQPGEQMVYFDVQVRALAGVGKVTFTATSGKERAEETVELEVRNPNPYISNVIEAVVEPGQNWSSAYSPVGMSGTNTGTLEVSSIPPLNLGKRLNYLIQYPHGCVEQTTSSVFPQLTLGSIIELSPNKQAEIDKNVKAGINRLKSFQLSDGGLGYWPGAAESDEWGTNYAGHFMLEAQQRGYALPAGFLEQWKKYQRNKAVAWTVNSRNFYGADLDQAYRLYLLALAKAPEVGAMNRLKEFQYLSVPAKWRLAMAYQLAGQAEAATSLVKGLGTEVKPYTQLGGTYGSDLRDRAMILEALTLMKQRNSAGSLLRQVAADLSKDSWYSTQTTAYALIAIARYCGDNKPGGKMNAGYTLNGTSGNLNSVTYLAQVPITFRGTAGGNAGVTNRGQGPLFVRLILEGQPETGQNPYASNDPEILTMDVQYKNRNGQSVDPSSLRQGTDFVATVTMRNPGRRGYYEQMALTQVFPSGWEIINTRLMGNDSTVRVSPFTYQDIRDDRVYTYFNLEENKTVTYQVLLNAAYTGRYYLPATAAEAMYDNSIHAFVPGKWVEVIK, from the coding sequence ATGTACCCAAAACAATTGAGAACGGTGTTTTCCGCATCTGTTCTATGTATGATGGCGCTCCTTCTTTTCTTTGGATGTCGCAGTTCCCGCAAAGTCATCGATCCCGCGTTTGCCAAATACGTGGAAGCGTATACGACGGGCATTATTTCCAAACAAAGTCCCATTCGTATTCAACTGGCGGGCCAGTCGAGCGAGCCGCATGCGCAGAACGAAGAAGTGAATGTTGACCTGTTCGATTTTTCTCCCTCTATTAAAGGAAAGGCTTATTGGGTAGATGCATCGACTATCGAGTTCCGGCCGAATGAGAACATGGTGCCGGGTAAAGCCTACACGGCTACCTTTAAATTATCCAAAGTAATTAAGGACGTGCCGAGTGAGTTGTCGTCTTTCGACTTCGACTTCCAGGTAATTAAGCCGGCCTTTTCGGTGGAGGATAATGGGCTGAAAGCCTGGGGTAATACCTCGCTGGATCGTATGAGCCTGAGTGGTGTGGTGTACACGGCCGATGTGGAAGATCCGCAGATCATTGAAAAATTACTGACCAATCAATACGACGGCAAACGCCTCGCCATCACCTGGCAGCACAATCCGGCCGGCCGCGAACATAAATTTACGATCGGTAATATCCCGAGAGGTAACCAGGCGAAAAGCCTGAACCTGCAATGGAATGGCAAAGAGTTAGGCATTGAAAGCAGCGGCGCCCGCAACCTGGACGTGCCCGCGATCGGCGACTTTAAAGTGCTGGACGTACGCCCGGTATATGAGCCGGAGCAATACCTGCTGGTGCAGTTCTCCGATCCGTTGAACGCCGCGCAGAGCCTGGACGGTATGCTGGGTATTACGGGCATCAGCGACCTGCGTTTTTCCGTAGAAGGTAGCGAAGTAAAGGTATTCACCCCCGAGCGCCTGGAAGGTAAGTACAACCTGGCGGTGAACGAGGGCGTGTTAAATGTAAACGATAAACGGCTGGACAGGGCCTTTGGTGTATCGGTGGTGTTTGAGAACAGGCAGCCTTCCGTAAGCATTCCCGGTAATGGTGTGATCATGCCTTCCACCGGTAAGCTGGTACTGCCTTTCGACGCGGTAAACCTGAACGCCGTAGACGTATCCGTTATCAAAATATACGAAAAGAATATCCCGCAATACCTGCAGCGCAACAGCCTGAATGGTGATAATGAGTTACGTCGTGTGGGCACACCCGTAGTGCAAAAGACCATTCGACTTGACCTCGACCGTTCCCTGAACTTGCATCGTAAAAATCGCTTTAACCTCGACCTGGAAAAGATACTTCGTACCGAACCGGGTGCGATTTACCGCGTAACCATCGGTTTCCGCAGATCTTACTCCCTGGCTGGCTGTAATGGCAAAGAAGCCCAGGGCGACCAGGCAAGTAGTGAAGATGAAGAGGGCAGCTATTATGGTGAAAAGCTTGATGAGGATGATGAATTCTGGAGCCGTTATGACAGCTATTATCCGTACGGCTACAACTGGGAAGAACGTGAAAGCCCTTGTTCTAACTCTTACTACAATAAAAATAAATGGGCTTCCCGAAACATTCTTTCTTCCAATATCGGGTTGATAGCGAAACGCGGTAATGATAACAGCATGCTGGTAGCCGTAACCGACATTCGCGACGCCAAACCTTTGAGCGGCGTGGAACTCGAGCTGCTCGACTACCAGGGCATCGTACTCGAAAAAGGCAAAAGCGACGGCGATGGCATCGCTACTTTCCAACTGAAAAGGAAACCTTACCTGCTGATCGCGAAGAAGGATGCCGAACGTGGCTACCTGAAACTGGACGATGGCAGCTCGCTGCCACTCAGCCGCTTTGACGTGAAGGGTGAGGAAGTGCAGAGCGGTATTAAAGGCTTTATCTATGGAGAACGTGGCGTATGGCGTCCGGGCGACTCCCTGTACCTCACTTTTGTCCTGGAAGATAAAGACAACAAACTGCCAGACAATCACCCGGTAACGATGGAGCTGTACAACCCGAAAGGCCAGTTGTACCGTCGCATTACACAAAATCAATCGCTCAACGGATTTTATAAATTCCATACTTATACGGAGTCCGAGGCCATTACCGGTAGCTACTCTGCCAAAGTAAAAGTTGGAGGTGCCACCTTTACTAAAAATGTGCGCGTAGAAACGGTGAAGCCCAACAGGCTGAAAATTAAAGTGGACTTCGGCTCCGAAATACTCAGGAAAAGCAGCACAGGTACCTTGAGCGCCATGTGGCTCTTCGGTGCTACCGCGCAAAACCTGAAAGCGAAAGTAGATGTGTCACTTACTTCCGGTAATACCAGCTTCAAGAAATTCGATGGTTATCATTTCGACGATATGGTATCATCTTTTTCTGTAGAAAATAAAACCATCTTCGAAGGCAGCCTGGGCGAGAGCGGCAGCGCGCCGTTGTCAACTTCATTGAACGTGGAGAAACAGGCGCCCGGCGTACTGAACGCCAACTTCGAAGTGAAAGTATTTGAGCCGGGCGGCGATTTCAGTATCGACCACTTCTCCATGCCTTATCATGTATTTAACAGTTACGTGGGCATCCGCGCACCGGAAGGCGACCGTTTAACTGGTATGCTGGTAACGGGTAAAGATCATGTGGTGAGCCTGGTAAATGTAGACGTAAACGGCAACGCGGTTTCTGGTACGCGCACCGTGGAAGTAAGTTTATATAAAGAAAGATGGAGATGGTGGTGGGATGAAAATGAAGCAGACTACTCCAACTTCTTCAACGACAGCTATAATCAGTTCTTAGGCAAACAGCTCGTAACGCTGGTAAATGGTAAAGGCACTTACAGCCTGCGCATCGATCAGCCGGATTGGGGCCGTTATGTGATCCGTGTGAAAGACCCGGAAAGTGGTCACGCTGCGTCGCAGTCGGTGTACGTTGACTGGCCGGATTGGGCGAACCGTATGGCAAAAGAGAATCCGGGCGAGGCAGCCATGCTGGTGTTTAACGCGAACAAAACGAAATACAACGTAGGCGAAACCGTTACGCTCACTATCCCAAGTTCCGAAGGTGGTCGTGCATTGATCAGCATCGAGTCGGGTAGCAAAGTGTTGAAGACAGATTGGATCGGCACCAACAAAGGCCAAACCGTTTACACGTTTAAAGCAGAGGCCAACATGGCACCGAATGTGTATGTGAACATCAGCCTGTTGCAACCACATGCGCAAACGGCGAACGATCTGCCGATCCGCATGTATGGTACCGTGCCTATTCTTGTAGAAGATCCGAATACCATTTTACAGCCGACCATTAAAATGGCGGATAAATTAAGGCCGGAAGAAAAAGCGTCTATCACTGTTGGCGAAACGAATGGTAAGGCAATGACCTACACCATCGCCATCGTGGACGAAGGGTTGCTCGATCTTACCCGCTTCAAAACGCCAGATCCGCACAGCGCATTTTATGCCCGCGAAGCACTCGGCGTTAAAACCTGGGACCTGTTCGACTATGTGATCGGTGCATGGGGTACCGACCTGGAAAGGATCCTGAGCATCGGTGGTGACGAGGGATTAAATAAGAACGCCAGTGGCGCGAAGGCCAACCGCTTTAAACCTGTGGTGACCTTTATGGGGCCTTTCTATCTTAAGAAAGGAGATAAACAAACGCACCAGTTCCAGCTGCCGCCTTACATCGGCTCCGTGAAAGCCATGGTAGTAGCAGGTCATGAAGGAGCGTACGGTAAAGCAGAGAAAGTAGTGGCGGTGAAAAAGCCGTTGATGCTGCTGACTTCATTGCCACGTGTGTTAGGGCCTACCGAAACCGTGCAGGTACCTGTAACCGTATTCGGCCTGGAACCGCACGTTCGCAACGTAAACGTGACCATCGCGCCGAACGCATTGTTCGACGTAGTAGGAGAGCGTACTAAAACCATCACCTTTAACCAGCCCGGCGAGCAAATGGTGTACTTCGATGTACAGGTAAGAGCGCTGGCAGGTGTTGGTAAGGTGACCTTCACGGCTACCAGCGGTAAGGAACGCGCCGAAGAAACGGTGGAACTCGAAGTGCGTAATCCAAATCCATACATCAGCAATGTAATTGAAGCCGTAGTAGAGCCAGGTCAGAACTGGAGCAGCGCGTATTCGCCTGTGGGTATGTCCGGCACGAACACCGGCACATTGGAAGTGTCTTCTATTCCACCACTGAACCTGGGTAAACGGTTGAACTACCTGATCCAATACCCGCATGGTTGCGTAGAGCAAACTACATCATCTGTATTCCCGCAGCTAACGCTTGGTTCGATTATAGAACTGTCGCCAAACAAACAGGCTGAAATTGATAAGAATGTGAAAGCAGGTATTAACAGGCTGAAGTCGTTCCAGCTGTCTGACGGCGGCCTGGGCTACTGGCCTGGCGCAGCTGAATCTGACGAGTGGGGCACGAATTACGCCGGTCACTTTATGCTGGAAGCGCAGCAACGTGGTTATGCACTGCCGGCCGGCTTCCTGGAGCAATGGAAAAAGTACCAGCGTAATAAAGCCGTTGCCTGGACCGTCAACTCCCGCAACTTCTACGGTGCAGACCTTGATCAGGCTTACCGCCTGTACCTCCTGGCACTCGCGAAAGCGCCGGAAGTAGGTGCGATGAACCGACTGAAAGAGTTCCAATATCTTTCCGTACCGGCAAAATGGCGCCTGGCCATGGCCTACCAACTCGCGGGGCAGGCCGAAGCCGCTACCAGCCTGGTAAAAGGTTTGGGTACAGAAGTGAAACCATATACACAATTAGGCGGCACGTATGGCTCCGACCTGCGCGACCGTGCGATGATACTGGAAGCGCTTACGCTCATGAAGCAGCGCAACTCGGCAGGCAGCCTGTTACGCCAGGTGGCAGCCGATCTGTCAAAAGACAGCTGGTACAGCACGCAAACAACTGCTTACGCGCTGATCGCTATTGCCAGGTATTGTGGCGATAATAAACCGGGTGGAAAAATGAATGCCGGTTATACTTTGAACGGTACCTCCGGAAACCTCAACAGCGTTACTTACCTGGCACAGGTGCCCATCACTTTCCGCGGCACCGCCGGTGGTAATGCTGGTGTAACGAACCGTGGTCAGGGGCCGCTGTTTGTAAGGCTCATCCTCGAAGGGCAACCAGAAACCGGTCAAAACCCATATGCGTCTAATGATCCGGAAATATTGACCATGGATGTGCAGTATAAAAACAGGAATGGTCAGTCCGTTGATCCGTCGTCGTTACGCCAGGGCACCGACTTTGTAGCCACTGTAACCATGCGTAACCCGGGCCGCCGTGGTTATTATGAGCAGATGGCGCTTACACAGGTGTTCCCGTCCGGTTGGGAAATTATTAATACCCGGTTGATGGGCAACGACAGCACCGTACGCGTATCGCCGTTTACTTACCAGGACATTCGCGACGATCGGGTGTACACCTACTTCAACCTGGAAGAGAACAAGACCGTTACTTACCAGGTGTTGCTGAACGCCGCTTACACCGGTAGGTATTACCTGCCAGCCACCGCAGCAGAGGCGATGTATGATAACAGCATCCACGCCTTTGTGCCGGGTAAGTGGGTAGAAGTGATCAAGTAA
- a CDS encoding GNAT family N-acetyltransferase, with translation MKWITREFSQLSTNELYDILHLRSAVFVVEQHCNYQDLDYNDQKALHLMGYDDQGRLSAYTRLFPPGVTFDMASIGRVLTAAHARGSGAGKELMQVSIDTVEQTWGKGPIKIGAQLYLQKFYESFGFEKASDMYYEDDIEHIKMVRK, from the coding sequence ATGAAATGGATTACCCGGGAGTTTTCCCAACTGAGCACGAATGAATTGTACGACATCCTGCACCTGCGCAGCGCGGTGTTCGTAGTGGAGCAACATTGTAATTACCAGGACCTTGACTATAACGATCAAAAAGCGTTACACCTGATGGGGTATGATGACCAGGGCCGCCTGTCCGCCTACACCCGCCTGTTCCCTCCCGGCGTTACGTTCGACATGGCCTCTATCGGGCGTGTACTCACGGCAGCGCATGCACGTGGTTCGGGCGCCGGCAAGGAATTAATGCAGGTGAGTATCGATACGGTGGAGCAAACCTGGGGCAAAGGGCCTATCAAAATAGGCGCACAGCTGTACCTTCAGAAATTTTATGAATCATTCGGCTTCGAAAAAGCCAGCGATATGTATTACGAGGATGATATCGAACATATAAAGATGGTGAGGAAGTAG
- a CDS encoding ATP-binding cassette domain-containing protein, whose protein sequence is MADQRFLSLEHITVRYLDKTLFTGLSWEVKKGEQWAIVGGSGSGKTSLLQTVAGKFNVINGAIRHHFYEDYLATHAVTDPYFTYRDLIAQVSSHHDFRNRSNMVGDFYYQQRFNSSDSADALTVREYLFPNGEVADNSLEALNILPLLDKEVIKLSNGETRRTMIAKALLKKPVLLMLDSPFVGLDVQARKNFREIVDNLAAAGTTMLLVTSPTEIPDAITHVLVLEDGRVAGTYTREAFQAMPHDDVQPEAFTMDADRIAALVAGAPAFPAFEYMVRMQHVQVQYGGNLILYDINWEVKAGDKWALSGPNGAGKSTLLSLINADNPQGYANDLILFDRKRGSGESIWDIKKYIGFVSPELHQYFNSAASCAQVAGSGFYDTIGYIRTCTAEQLQLAEGWMEVLGIGDYTKASFKSVPDSVQRLTLLARALVKNPPLLILDEPCQGLDAQQKAHFKHILETLCSHLFVTMIYVTHYEEELPACVNKFIRLQKGRMV, encoded by the coding sequence ATGGCAGATCAGCGCTTCCTTTCGTTAGAACATATTACAGTAAGATACCTGGACAAAACACTTTTTACCGGCCTAAGCTGGGAGGTGAAGAAGGGCGAGCAATGGGCGATTGTAGGGGGCAGTGGCTCCGGCAAAACGAGCCTGCTGCAAACCGTGGCGGGTAAGTTTAACGTGATTAACGGCGCCATCCGGCATCACTTTTACGAAGATTACCTGGCTACCCATGCAGTAACAGATCCCTATTTTACCTACCGGGACCTGATCGCCCAGGTATCGAGTCACCACGATTTTCGCAACCGGTCCAATATGGTGGGCGACTTTTATTACCAGCAACGGTTTAACAGTTCCGATTCGGCCGATGCGCTTACCGTACGGGAGTACCTGTTCCCTAACGGTGAAGTAGCCGATAACTCACTGGAAGCACTTAACATCCTGCCGCTGCTGGATAAGGAAGTGATCAAACTTTCCAACGGTGAAACCCGTCGCACCATGATCGCCAAAGCACTCTTGAAAAAGCCGGTGCTGTTAATGCTCGACAGTCCGTTCGTAGGCCTGGACGTGCAGGCGCGTAAAAACTTCCGGGAGATCGTGGATAACCTGGCGGCTGCCGGTACCACGATGCTGCTCGTCACCAGTCCCACCGAAATACCAGATGCTATCACCCATGTTTTGGTGCTGGAAGATGGGCGTGTAGCGGGTACTTACACCCGCGAGGCATTCCAGGCCATGCCGCACGACGATGTACAACCTGAGGCGTTTACCATGGATGCCGACCGCATCGCCGCCCTGGTAGCGGGTGCACCTGCCTTCCCGGCTTTTGAGTATATGGTGCGCATGCAGCACGTACAGGTGCAATACGGTGGCAACCTTATCCTCTATGATATTAACTGGGAAGTGAAAGCCGGCGATAAATGGGCGCTGTCCGGGCCTAACGGCGCTGGCAAGTCTACTTTGCTTAGCCTGATTAATGCAGATAATCCACAAGGTTATGCGAACGACCTTATCCTGTTCGACCGGAAACGGGGGAGTGGTGAAAGCATATGGGATATCAAGAAGTATATCGGCTTCGTATCGCCCGAATTACATCAATATTTTAACTCGGCGGCATCCTGTGCGCAGGTGGCAGGCTCCGGGTTTTATGATACCATTGGGTACATCCGCACGTGTACGGCCGAACAATTACAGCTGGCAGAAGGCTGGATGGAAGTGTTGGGCATCGGCGACTATACGAAAGCTTCATTTAAAAGTGTGCCCGACAGCGTGCAGCGATTAACCCTGCTGGCCCGCGCACTGGTAAAGAACCCGCCGCTACTCATTCTCGATGAGCCCTGCCAGGGGCTGGATGCACAGCAAAAGGCGCATTTCAAACACATACTCGAAACCCTGTGCAGCCATTTGTTCGTAACGATGATATACGTTACCCACTATGAAGAAGAACTGCCGGCCTGTGTGAATAAGTTTATCCGCCTGCAGAAAGGACGAATGGTATAA
- a CDS encoding DUF6048 family protein, with the protein MQRRLRCFFSILLLAAAVTANAQAQKDTVYKPVEIQGGLRLGIDLTRFAVKYFQPYRTDVTIAADAQYNRNLYFAGELSYNNTSHTDTNYSYKGNGASITLGIDYNLLKKREPGEKNIVYTGIRYGFAAFSYDIPSYTVHDPYYGNYTASYPRTNATAHWIELLIGIRAEIFKNFYMGWTLRDRILLNKGLANRDFPALVIPGYGKGNKSNAFDVMYNVSYYIPLYKIHTKVMEVKTKK; encoded by the coding sequence ATGCAACGACGCTTACGCTGTTTTTTTAGTATCCTTTTGCTCGCAGCGGCTGTTACAGCTAATGCACAGGCGCAAAAAGACACCGTATACAAGCCGGTGGAAATACAGGGCGGCCTGCGCCTCGGTATTGACCTCACGCGTTTCGCTGTCAAGTATTTTCAGCCCTACCGTACAGATGTTACCATTGCCGCCGACGCGCAATACAACCGTAACCTGTACTTTGCCGGTGAGTTGAGTTATAATAATACTTCGCATACCGATACCAACTACTCTTATAAAGGCAATGGTGCGTCCATTACCCTGGGTATCGATTATAATTTGTTGAAGAAGAGAGAGCCGGGAGAAAAGAACATTGTGTATACCGGTATCCGTTACGGGTTTGCGGCTTTCAGTTACGATATTCCCTCCTATACGGTGCATGATCCGTATTATGGCAACTATACCGCCAGCTATCCCCGCACGAACGCCACCGCTCATTGGATAGAACTGCTGATCGGCATCCGGGCGGAAATCTTTAAGAACTTTTACATGGGTTGGACCTTGCGTGACCGCATCCTGCTGAACAAAGGACTGGCCAACCGCGATTTCCCCGCGCTGGTCATTCCGGGTTATGGCAAAGGCAATAAGAGCAATGCTTTTGACGTGATGTACAACGTGTCTTACTACATTCCTTTATACAAAATACATACAAAGGTGATGGAGGTGAAAACGAAGAAGTAG